A genomic window from Thermococcus nautili includes:
- the cas5b gene encoding type I-B CRISPR-associated protein Cas5b: MIRVKLRAWTASFRYPTFQSGHQPTLPVPPPSTVQGILSAAKGEPVYLTELPYVGYVFRSEGKGLDLEKIYALGKVETDIMRREFLYNAELYLYLPDEWAEHFRRPRYQLLLGRSSDVATVEEIKEVSLEEREAPVGGTVLPVSLGVPGVVHALVVEYDYSVTPRKARLVRPFVVLPFPRGKAPRLKLPYDEELGVGVYLHRWRE; the protein is encoded by the coding sequence ATGATACGGGTCAAACTGAGGGCGTGGACTGCTTCCTTCCGCTATCCCACTTTTCAATCGGGCCACCAGCCGACACTACCGGTTCCCCCACCCTCAACGGTTCAGGGAATACTCTCCGCGGCGAAGGGTGAGCCTGTCTACCTAACCGAGCTCCCCTACGTCGGCTACGTCTTCAGGAGCGAAGGTAAAGGCCTTGACCTCGAAAAAATCTACGCCCTCGGAAAGGTCGAGACGGACATAATGAGGCGCGAGTTCCTCTACAACGCCGAGCTTTACCTCTACCTCCCAGATGAGTGGGCGGAACACTTCAGAAGGCCAAGGTATCAGCTCCTCCTCGGCCGTTCGAGCGACGTGGCGACGGTTGAGGAGATAAAAGAGGTTAGTCTGGAGGAAAGGGAAGCCCCGGTCGGCGGGACCGTCCTTCCGGTGAGTCTCGGAGTTCCTGGCGTCGTTCACGCCCTCGTCGTCGAGTACGACTATTCGGTAACGCCAAGGAAAGCAAGGCTCGTCAGGCCCTTCGTCGTCCTGCCGTTTCCAAGGGGCAAAGCGCCGAGGCTGAAGCTCCCCTACGACGAGGAACTCGGGGTCGGCGTTTACCTCCACAGGTGGCGCGAATGA
- a CDS encoding CRISPR-associated helicase/endonuclease Cas3 translates to MRVCYAKFLPHDFLECHTNDAINVLRSMKGAFKWLEEFFPRIWELSFYSVLLHDLGKCASGFQRDPRKWGYRHEILSTPFTAFLDLPEDERNLIALAILTHHRTLDELEEILPSGEHRAEFEDRVEELLQNRDYIEGIFFERVPYWELYFFGRRKGLFNPPEDWAERIMNYDFDSLLTWYERNSQKYWNELVFLRGILNASDHLASAGELAVRLLSDIRTAVEARVPPERWRPLQRRAGETEGNLILRAPTGYGKTEASLLWADRNAFRTKKGVASRIFYVLPYKASINAMHSRLLALFREPELVGVLHSSSAFYLYSSELEYRRLSSLYRKIYTPLKVTTPFQLMKPFFGVGFPEMGLMELTGSLLIFDEIHAYEPNVLGIILAMLELLKERKTRTLVMSATLPEFLEELLREALNPKLLTAPPEDADRFTRHRVNVIDGSMDEVEELLAEVPADGPVLIACNTVSRAMEVYSRLSEDHNAMLLHSRFTYGDREEKERNLLADLNNYDVVVATQVVEVSLDISFSTIITEPAPLDALIQRFGRVNRRGFGEPRDVHILTKGGDGDKKIYPIEVVKESLKLLEELNGKPLLESLVPELVTRAYEPLAKKLTEEVLTYREQALELFRGLKPLKGGESERRFYEMFHGLEAVPGVYQDRVLELINHGRSIEVYRYLVPVPMWLYLSESDAFHRLSDRGPGKYVLVAELEYSPELGLQREPREGGDIM, encoded by the coding sequence ATGAGGGTCTGCTACGCCAAGTTCCTTCCGCACGATTTCCTTGAGTGCCATACCAACGACGCGATAAACGTGCTGAGGAGCATGAAAGGGGCGTTCAAGTGGCTTGAGGAGTTCTTCCCCCGCATCTGGGAGCTTTCCTTTTACTCCGTTCTTCTCCACGACCTCGGCAAGTGTGCGAGCGGGTTCCAGAGGGACCCCCGAAAGTGGGGCTATCGGCACGAGATACTCTCGACACCATTTACGGCCTTCCTCGACCTTCCCGAGGACGAGAGAAACCTCATTGCACTCGCAATCCTCACCCACCACAGGACCCTCGACGAGCTTGAAGAGATACTGCCCAGCGGGGAACACCGTGCGGAGTTCGAGGACAGGGTGGAGGAGCTCCTCCAGAACAGGGACTACATTGAGGGCATTTTCTTTGAACGTGTTCCCTACTGGGAGCTGTATTTCTTCGGAAGGCGGAAGGGCCTTTTCAACCCCCCGGAAGACTGGGCCGAGCGAATTATGAACTACGACTTCGACTCCCTGCTAACTTGGTATGAGCGGAACTCCCAAAAGTACTGGAACGAGCTAGTCTTCCTCCGCGGAATCCTCAACGCCTCCGACCACCTCGCTTCAGCCGGTGAGCTTGCCGTTCGCCTGTTGTCTGACATAAGAACTGCCGTTGAGGCAAGGGTTCCGCCCGAGCGCTGGAGGCCTCTCCAGAGGCGGGCGGGAGAAACTGAGGGCAACCTAATCCTCCGCGCACCCACGGGCTATGGTAAAACCGAGGCTTCCCTCCTCTGGGCTGACAGGAACGCCTTCCGAACCAAGAAGGGAGTGGCGAGCAGAATCTTCTACGTCCTCCCTTACAAGGCCAGCATAAACGCCATGCACTCGCGCCTTTTGGCGCTCTTCCGCGAGCCCGAACTCGTTGGGGTTCTGCACAGCTCTTCAGCCTTCTACCTCTACTCCTCAGAGCTTGAATACAGGCGCCTCTCCTCGCTTTACCGGAAGATTTACACGCCCCTCAAGGTTACAACGCCTTTCCAGCTCATGAAGCCTTTCTTCGGCGTCGGCTTCCCTGAGATGGGCCTGATGGAGCTAACTGGTTCGCTCCTAATCTTCGATGAGATTCACGCCTACGAGCCGAACGTCCTCGGAATAATCCTCGCGATGCTCGAACTGCTGAAGGAGAGAAAGACCAGAACCCTCGTGATGAGCGCAACCCTGCCCGAGTTCCTTGAGGAGCTCTTACGCGAAGCTCTCAACCCCAAACTGTTAACCGCTCCTCCTGAAGATGCTGACAGATTCACGAGGCACCGCGTGAACGTTATAGACGGCTCAATGGACGAGGTTGAAGAACTGCTCGCCGAAGTTCCGGCGGATGGTCCCGTTTTAATTGCCTGCAACACCGTATCGAGGGCGATGGAGGTTTATTCCCGCCTGAGCGAGGACCACAACGCCATGCTCCTCCATAGCAGGTTCACCTATGGAGACAGGGAGGAAAAGGAGAGGAATCTCCTCGCAGACCTGAACAACTACGACGTCGTTGTTGCGACGCAGGTAGTTGAAGTCTCGCTCGACATAAGCTTCTCGACGATAATCACCGAGCCTGCTCCCCTCGATGCACTCATTCAGCGCTTCGGCAGGGTGAACAGGAGGGGATTTGGAGAACCGCGGGACGTCCATATCCTGACGAAAGGTGGAGACGGAGACAAAAAGATATACCCGATAGAGGTCGTGAAGGAGAGTCTCAAACTCCTCGAGGAGCTCAACGGAAAACCTCTCCTCGAATCCTTGGTTCCAGAACTCGTTACCCGTGCGTATGAACCTCTGGCGAAGAAGCTCACGGAGGAGGTGTTAACGTACAGGGAGCAGGCCCTCGAACTGTTCAGGGGCCTAAAGCCTCTGAAGGGCGGGGAGAGCGAGAGGAGATTCTATGAGATGTTCCACGGCCTTGAGGCGGTTCCCGGGGTCTATCAGGACAGGGTTTTGGAGCTGATTAACCACGGGCGGTCAATCGAGGTTTACCGCTACCTCGTGCCGGTTCCAATGTGGCTGTACCTGAGTGAAAGTGACGCCTTTCACAGGCTCTCTGACAGGGGGCCGGGGAAGTACGTGCTTGTTGCGGAGCTCGAGTACAGCCCGGAACTGGGCCTCCAGCGGGAACCGAGGGAAGGAGGGGACATAATGTGA
- the cas4 gene encoding CRISPR-associated protein Cas4, which produces MSSEEYPITDLLITGTEINYLFICPTKLWYFAKGITMEQENEWVDLGRFLHEQRYANEEKEVLVGSIKIDFIRRGDTIEVHEVKLGKSMEKAHEMQALYYLYYLKKLGIKAKAVLHYPKLNETKEVTLDGREGEIEKAIKEVERIKSLPAPPKPVKSKKCLKCAYYELCWV; this is translated from the coding sequence GTGAGCTCCGAGGAATATCCAATCACCGACCTCCTCATCACCGGCACAGAGATAAACTACCTCTTCATCTGCCCGACGAAGCTCTGGTACTTCGCGAAGGGCATCACAATGGAGCAGGAGAACGAGTGGGTTGACCTCGGCAGGTTCCTTCACGAGCAGCGCTACGCCAACGAGGAGAAGGAAGTCCTCGTTGGGAGCATAAAGATTGACTTCATTCGGCGGGGCGATACCATAGAGGTTCACGAGGTCAAGCTCGGCAAAAGCATGGAGAAGGCCCACGAAATGCAGGCGCTCTACTACCTCTACTACCTCAAAAAGCTTGGCATAAAGGCAAAGGCCGTCCTCCACTACCCGAAGCTCAACGAGACAAAAGAGGTAACTCTCGACGGCAGAGAGGGTGAAATCGAGAAGGCGATAAAAGAAGTTGAGCGGATTAAATCTCTCCCGGCTCCACCGAAGCCCGTTAAATCGAAGAAATGCCTCAAATGCGCTTACTACGAACTCTGCTGGGTTTGA
- the cas1b gene encoding type I-B CRISPR-associated endonuclease Cas1b — protein sequence MRKRSLTLLSDGTLFRRENTLYFENERGRKPLAVEGIYDIYIYGHVTITSQALHYLAQKGISVHFFNHYGHYDGSFYPRESLNSGDLVIRQAEHYLDREKRLKLARLFVRGSALNMERNLRRWKVNDGFSEELRELLEELEGARKITEVMNVEARIREAYYSRWDGHLPEGFKIVKRTRRPPENEMNALISFLNSRLYATIVSELYNTQLVPTVSYLHEPGERRFSLALDLSEIFKPIVADRLATRLVTKRMLSKEHFREELNGVLLTKEGMKKVLSEYEKELTKSVKHPELKRNVTKKRLIRLEAYKLIKHLVGVKEYEPLVAWF from the coding sequence ATGAGGAAGCGCTCCCTGACCCTGCTCTCGGACGGAACGCTTTTCAGACGGGAGAACACCCTCTACTTCGAGAACGAACGCGGCAGGAAGCCCCTCGCGGTTGAGGGAATTTACGACATCTACATCTATGGACACGTGACGATAACTTCTCAAGCTCTCCATTATCTGGCCCAGAAGGGTATATCCGTTCACTTCTTCAACCACTACGGCCACTACGATGGGAGCTTTTACCCCAGGGAAAGCCTCAACTCAGGGGATTTGGTCATCAGGCAGGCAGAGCACTATCTCGACCGAGAGAAGCGCCTCAAACTGGCGAGGCTCTTCGTTAGGGGAAGCGCCCTCAACATGGAGCGGAACCTGAGGCGCTGGAAAGTTAATGATGGCTTCTCTGAGGAGCTGAGGGAACTCCTAGAGGAACTTGAGGGGGCGCGGAAGATAACAGAGGTCATGAACGTCGAGGCGAGGATTCGCGAGGCCTACTATTCGAGATGGGACGGTCACCTTCCAGAGGGTTTTAAGATAGTCAAACGCACTCGTAGACCGCCGGAGAACGAGATGAACGCCCTGATAAGCTTCCTCAACTCAAGGCTCTACGCGACCATTGTGAGCGAGCTCTACAACACCCAGCTTGTCCCTACCGTCAGCTACCTTCACGAGCCCGGGGAAAGGAGGTTCTCCCTTGCCCTCGACCTGAGCGAGATTTTCAAGCCGATTGTAGCGGACAGGCTCGCGACGAGGCTCGTAACCAAGAGAATGCTCTCGAAGGAGCACTTTCGGGAGGAGCTCAACGGTGTCCTCCTGACGAAGGAGGGGATGAAGAAGGTCCTTTCCGAGTACGAGAAGGAGCTCACGAAGAGCGTTAAACATCCAGAGCTGAAGAGGAACGTCACGAAGAAAAGGTTAATTCGTCTTGAGGCTTACAAGCTCATCAAGCACCTCGTTGGGGTGAAAGAGTACGAACCGCTGGTGGCGTGGTTTTAA
- the cas2 gene encoding CRISPR-associated endonuclease Cas2, whose translation MYIIVVYDVNVKRVNHVKKFLRQHLHWVQNSVFEGEVTRAEYERIKAGLREIIDESEDSVVIYRLRSQPLRDVLGTEKNPMEDII comes from the coding sequence ATGTACATTATCGTGGTCTACGACGTTAACGTGAAGCGCGTTAATCACGTGAAGAAGTTTCTCCGCCAGCACCTTCACTGGGTTCAGAACAGCGTCTTCGAGGGCGAGGTCACGAGGGCGGAATACGAGCGCATCAAGGCCGGTCTGAGGGAAATAATAGACGAAAGCGAGGATTCGGTGGTAATCTATCGCCTCCGCTCCCAGCCACTGCGCGACGTCCTCGGAACGGAGAAGAACCCGATGGAGGATATTATTTAA
- a CDS encoding acetate--CoA ligase family protein — translation MSRVEEARKIIEKAKAENRPLVEPEAKEILRLYGVPVPDFKVATNEEEAVKFAREIGYPVVMKIVSPQIIHKSDAGGVKVNIKNDEEAREAFRTIMENAKKYKPDADLWGVIIYKMLPLGKEVIVGMIRDPQFGPAIMFGLGGIFVEILKDVSFRVAPITKEEALEMIKEIKAYPILAGARGEKPVDIEALADIIVKVGELALELPEIKELDINPIFAYEDGAVAVDARMLL, via the coding sequence ATGAGCCGTGTCGAAGAGGCAAGGAAGATAATCGAGAAGGCCAAGGCCGAGAACAGGCCCCTCGTTGAGCCCGAGGCAAAGGAGATACTCCGCCTTTACGGCGTCCCGGTTCCGGACTTCAAGGTCGCGACCAACGAGGAGGAAGCCGTTAAGTTCGCCCGTGAAATCGGCTACCCCGTCGTCATGAAAATCGTTTCTCCGCAGATTATCCACAAGAGCGACGCCGGTGGTGTTAAGGTCAACATCAAGAACGACGAGGAAGCCAGGGAGGCCTTCAGGACCATCATGGAGAACGCCAAGAAGTACAAGCCCGACGCCGACCTCTGGGGCGTCATAATCTACAAGATGCTCCCGCTCGGCAAGGAAGTCATAGTCGGTATGATACGCGACCCGCAGTTCGGCCCGGCCATCATGTTCGGTCTCGGTGGAATCTTCGTCGAGATTCTCAAGGACGTTTCCTTCCGCGTCGCCCCGATTACCAAGGAGGAAGCCCTTGAGATGATTAAGGAAATCAAGGCCTACCCGATTCTCGCCGGAGCGCGCGGTGAGAAGCCGGTGGACATCGAGGCTTTGGCTGACATCATCGTCAAGGTCGGCGAGCTTGCCCTCGAGCTTCCCGAGATTAAGGAGCTCGACATCAACCCGATTTTCGCCTACGAGGACGGCGCCGTTGCCGTCGACGCGAGGATGCTTCTCTGA
- a CDS encoding DUF4139 domain-containing protein: MRKRFFPLVVSLVVIVLVALSFQGEKASTSDVTVALYSSASVGVIERTFEVELKAGINEVPLKELSGLNLAEVSVRPLDDGVSVMGLFGSSESKVGSDVEVGLKNGKVIAGKYLGTRDGKIAVEGDGYYLINPNEVAYFKTKDLGGSSVYAVLRSEKAGKFRVSVTYRVSGISWESRYRLYIGDQAELRGYVVIKNPTDREFSDAKVLLVAGDVSFYSTYTQPRNLYEKAGDTSEVTVGSPEKVEAFYLYRLGVADIKAGSTMVYPYVELRAPFEREYLYESWAYGGERPVYESISFKTDKVLPAGTVEIFKETRDGELFIGESRIGHTPKGDTVRIGIGRDYELKGTTTVLERSNDGKHYKIRITLQNFGNETKTVIVRHHKWGKVTYASLQPLDETADYVEFSVTLKPGEKREITFEYGS; the protein is encoded by the coding sequence ATGAGGAAAAGGTTCTTTCCCTTGGTCGTTTCGCTCGTTGTCATTGTTCTCGTAGCCCTCTCCTTCCAGGGGGAGAAGGCCTCGACGAGTGACGTTACGGTTGCACTCTACAGTTCGGCGAGCGTTGGGGTCATCGAGCGAACCTTCGAGGTGGAGCTGAAGGCCGGGATAAACGAGGTTCCGCTGAAGGAGCTTTCCGGCCTGAACCTGGCGGAGGTCAGCGTCAGACCCCTCGACGACGGCGTCTCGGTCATGGGGCTCTTCGGTAGCAGTGAGAGCAAAGTTGGGAGCGACGTTGAGGTCGGTCTGAAGAACGGGAAGGTTATAGCTGGAAAATACCTCGGAACCCGGGACGGGAAAATAGCGGTCGAGGGGGACGGCTACTACCTGATAAACCCGAACGAGGTCGCCTACTTCAAAACGAAGGACCTCGGAGGGTCGAGCGTTTACGCCGTCCTCAGGTCGGAGAAGGCCGGGAAGTTCAGGGTGAGCGTCACCTACCGCGTTTCCGGGATAAGCTGGGAAAGCAGGTACAGGCTCTACATCGGTGACCAGGCCGAGCTCAGGGGTTACGTTGTCATAAAGAACCCCACCGACAGGGAGTTCAGCGATGCCAAAGTTCTCCTAGTCGCTGGAGACGTCAGCTTTTACTCCACATACACCCAGCCGCGGAACCTTTATGAAAAGGCGGGGGATACGAGCGAGGTAACGGTTGGCTCCCCTGAGAAGGTTGAGGCCTTCTACCTCTACCGCCTCGGCGTTGCGGACATCAAAGCGGGGAGCACGATGGTCTACCCCTACGTCGAGCTGAGGGCTCCTTTTGAGAGGGAGTACCTCTACGAGAGCTGGGCCTACGGCGGTGAGAGGCCCGTCTACGAGTCGATTTCCTTCAAGACGGACAAAGTCCTTCCAGCTGGAACCGTGGAGATTTTCAAGGAAACTCGGGATGGGGAGCTCTTCATAGGCGAGTCGAGAATCGGGCACACGCCGAAAGGCGATACCGTCAGGATAGGCATCGGCAGGGACTACGAGCTCAAAGGCACCACGACCGTCCTCGAGCGGAGCAACGATGGAAAACACTACAAAATCAGGATAACCCTCCAGAACTTCGGGAACGAGACGAAAACCGTTATCGTCCGGCACCACAAGTGGGGTAAGGTGACCTACGCCAGCCTTCAGCCCCTCGACGAGACGGCCGACTACGTCGAGTTCTCGGTGACCCTGAAGCCCGGGGAAAAGAGGGAGATAACCTTTGAGTACGGGAGTTAG
- a CDS encoding SWIM zinc finger family protein translates to MARVLWVVKAGDRLYSKVLGEYPYYVEVDLSTGESLCTCPLGGNCPHVSAVVETYEKGLYFDAGSEGPLNPESLAWAYLSEVPRLALEVTLAELFNSLRRDESGSETAMLFLRALRLVRETKAEEYLHPLGEALDELSAVFHDYPLVSRLREAYEGVKNALQKEPL, encoded by the coding sequence ATGGCGAGGGTTCTCTGGGTCGTCAAGGCAGGCGATAGGCTCTACTCCAAGGTCTTGGGGGAGTATCCGTACTACGTTGAGGTTGACCTTTCCACCGGCGAAAGCCTCTGCACCTGCCCGCTCGGCGGAAACTGCCCCCACGTCTCTGCGGTGGTTGAGACCTACGAGAAGGGCCTGTACTTCGACGCAGGAAGCGAGGGGCCCCTGAATCCCGAATCGCTCGCGTGGGCCTATCTATCAGAGGTTCCCCGGCTGGCGCTTGAGGTCACCCTTGCGGAGCTCTTTAACTCCCTCAGAAGGGACGAGAGCGGGAGCGAGACGGCGATGCTCTTCCTCCGCGCGTTGAGACTCGTCCGCGAGACGAAAGCCGAGGAGTACCTCCACCCTCTCGGCGAGGCCCTCGATGAGCTGTCGGCTGTTTTCCACGATTATCCCCTCGTGAGCAGGCTGAGGGAAGCCTACGAAGGGGTCAAAAACGCCCTCCAAAAGGAACCCTTATAA
- the rgy gene encoding reverse gyrase translates to MKAIYREACPNCSGRISDERLVMKNPCDECLDNPVTAEDYFELVKAVREALKERKKLKAWEEIYSLEKGLRDVEKFFEEATGFRFWSAQRTWVKRLLKGRSFSIIAPTGMGKSTFGAFMSVYYATKGKKSYIVVPTTPLVIQTIRKVQAIIERTGLSVNLAYYHGNLRKKEKEEMLVKIESGDYDILITSAQWLARNFDEKLKGRHFDFIFVDDVDAFLKASKNIDRSLLLLGFTEEIIGKAWEIIRLKKQMSKYLNGRAEDRDERLKELNEAIEKLQREIEEFKRKNDIGIMIIASATGSARGDRIKLYRELLGFEVGSGRSALRNVVDSYLKPSKDVKEHVEELLRKLGKGGLIFVPIDQGLGYAEELVNYLRERGFAVELASSKNKKAVERFENGEADYLVGVATYYGSIVRGLDLPHLIRYAVFTGVPKFRFSIDLERPTIYRALGLLGEVMDFLDDEDRKTAEKLHARLRRLIRNIPQFELLKIEEALAEGLPIENDFHKTVLNVFRELVEFLREVLKKEDVLKRLAEDPFVSLVKEEGKWFIEIPDVRTYIQATGRTSRLFAGGITKGLSVLIVDNEKVFNGLVRQMRWRFTEFKMVPFEELDLEKLLKEIDEDREKVRLVMEGKISSKVKDLVKSALMIVESPNKARTIANFFGRPSKRRIGDLVAYEVSIGNRQLTILASGGHMFDLVTDEGYHGVLIEREKDMLRFIPVYDTIKRCRDCGYQFVDWEKKGICPRCGSTNVRDALENVIAMREIAQEVDEILIATDPDTEGEKIAWDIRNILSPYTPNIKRTEFHEVTRPAILKAIEEARDVNENRVEAQIVRRIEDRWIGFELSGELQRVFENRNLSAGRVQTPVLGWIIERYKEFSESEVYFLGLTLENGLQVTVELGKDGKDVEPPEYVTVEDVQLEERELNPAPPYTTDAMLRDASTFLKLSAPETMRLAQDLFEMGLITYHRTDSTHVSNAGIEVAKEYITSELGEEYFKPRPWGEEGTHEAIRPTRPIDTGRLMQLIRDGVIQLPRNLTRNHYRLYDMIFRRFMTSQMVPAVVLHERAVINAGVGKVELEGYVEIIKDGWTKLRNPPMRQLPKLEQGAKLKVVESKKWKAPKVSLYTQGDIIALMKERGIGRPSTYAKIVETLIRRGYVVETRGRKKLVPTEKGIKVYHYLVSKYRELVSEERTRELEKLMDLIEEGKADYMKVLNDLYVEIRRYVYGEG, encoded by the coding sequence ATGAAGGCGATTTACAGGGAGGCCTGCCCAAACTGCTCGGGTAGAATCTCCGACGAAAGGCTCGTGATGAAGAACCCCTGTGATGAGTGTCTCGATAATCCCGTCACCGCTGAGGACTACTTTGAGCTCGTGAAGGCCGTGAGAGAGGCGCTCAAGGAGAGAAAGAAGCTCAAGGCCTGGGAGGAAATCTACTCCCTCGAAAAGGGGCTCAGGGACGTTGAGAAGTTCTTCGAGGAGGCCACTGGCTTTAGGTTCTGGAGCGCCCAGAGGACGTGGGTCAAAAGGCTCCTCAAGGGAAGGAGCTTCTCAATAATCGCTCCAACCGGAATGGGCAAGAGCACCTTTGGAGCGTTCATGTCCGTCTACTACGCCACGAAGGGCAAGAAGAGCTACATAGTCGTCCCCACGACGCCCCTGGTAATCCAGACCATAAGAAAGGTTCAGGCGATAATCGAGAGGACGGGGCTCAGCGTTAACCTCGCCTACTACCACGGCAACCTCAGGAAGAAGGAAAAGGAAGAGATGCTCGTCAAAATTGAAAGCGGGGACTACGATATACTCATAACGAGCGCCCAGTGGTTAGCCAGAAACTTCGACGAGAAGCTGAAGGGCAGGCACTTCGACTTCATCTTCGTTGACGACGTTGATGCCTTCCTCAAGGCGAGCAAGAACATAGACCGCTCTCTCCTCCTCTTAGGCTTCACCGAGGAAATCATTGGCAAGGCGTGGGAAATCATAAGGCTCAAGAAGCAGATGAGTAAATACCTGAACGGTAGAGCCGAAGACAGGGATGAGAGGCTGAAGGAGCTCAACGAGGCCATAGAGAAGCTCCAGCGCGAGATTGAGGAGTTCAAGAGGAAGAACGACATTGGAATCATGATTATCGCCTCGGCAACCGGTTCGGCAAGGGGCGACAGGATAAAGCTCTACCGCGAACTGCTCGGCTTCGAAGTCGGTTCCGGAAGGAGCGCGCTGAGGAACGTCGTGGACAGCTACCTGAAGCCGAGCAAAGACGTTAAGGAGCACGTGGAGGAGCTCCTCAGGAAACTCGGGAAGGGCGGCCTGATATTCGTTCCCATTGACCAGGGGCTGGGTTACGCCGAGGAGCTCGTGAACTACCTCAGGGAAAGAGGTTTTGCGGTTGAGCTCGCGAGCTCGAAGAACAAGAAGGCCGTTGAGAGGTTTGAGAACGGCGAGGCCGATTATTTGGTCGGCGTCGCAACCTACTACGGCTCGATAGTCAGGGGTCTGGATTTGCCCCACCTCATCCGCTACGCGGTCTTCACGGGTGTTCCCAAGTTCCGCTTTAGCATAGACCTTGAGAGGCCCACCATATACCGCGCCCTCGGTCTGCTGGGCGAGGTCATGGACTTCCTTGACGATGAGGACAGGAAAACTGCAGAGAAGCTCCACGCGAGGCTCAGAAGGCTGATTAGAAACATCCCGCAGTTCGAGCTCCTAAAGATTGAGGAAGCCTTGGCGGAGGGCCTTCCCATCGAGAACGACTTCCACAAGACGGTTCTCAACGTATTCCGCGAGCTGGTTGAGTTCCTGCGCGAGGTCCTGAAGAAGGAGGACGTCCTCAAGAGGCTCGCGGAAGACCCCTTCGTCAGCCTCGTGAAGGAAGAAGGCAAGTGGTTCATCGAGATTCCAGATGTTAGGACATACATCCAGGCAACTGGGAGGACGAGCAGGCTCTTCGCGGGCGGAATAACGAAGGGACTCAGCGTCCTAATAGTGGACAACGAGAAGGTCTTCAACGGCCTTGTCAGGCAGATGCGCTGGCGCTTCACAGAGTTCAAGATGGTGCCCTTCGAGGAGCTCGACCTTGAGAAACTCCTGAAGGAGATAGACGAGGACAGGGAGAAGGTAAGGCTCGTAATGGAGGGCAAGATAAGCTCGAAGGTCAAAGACCTCGTCAAATCGGCCCTCATGATTGTGGAGAGCCCCAACAAGGCCAGGACGATAGCCAACTTCTTCGGCAGGCCGAGCAAGAGGCGCATCGGTGATTTGGTTGCCTACGAGGTGAGCATAGGCAACAGACAGCTTACGATTCTCGCGAGCGGGGGGCACATGTTCGACCTCGTCACCGACGAGGGCTACCACGGCGTCCTAATCGAGCGCGAGAAGGACATGCTCAGGTTTATTCCCGTCTACGACACCATAAAGCGGTGCCGTGACTGTGGCTACCAGTTCGTGGACTGGGAGAAGAAAGGCATCTGCCCGCGCTGTGGCTCAACGAACGTCCGCGACGCCCTTGAGAACGTCATCGCGATGCGCGAGATTGCCCAGGAGGTCGACGAGATACTCATTGCGACCGACCCCGATACGGAGGGTGAGAAGATAGCCTGGGACATAAGGAACATTCTAAGCCCCTACACGCCGAACATCAAGAGGACGGAATTCCACGAGGTCACGAGGCCGGCCATACTGAAGGCAATAGAGGAAGCCAGGGACGTGAACGAGAACCGCGTCGAGGCCCAGATTGTCAGGCGCATAGAGGACAGGTGGATAGGCTTCGAGCTGAGCGGTGAGCTCCAGAGGGTCTTCGAGAACAGGAACCTCTCCGCTGGCAGGGTTCAGACGCCCGTTCTCGGCTGGATTATCGAGAGGTATAAGGAGTTCAGCGAGAGCGAGGTCTACTTCCTCGGCTTAACGCTTGAGAACGGCCTTCAGGTAACGGTTGAGCTTGGAAAGGACGGCAAGGACGTCGAGCCACCGGAGTACGTTACGGTGGAGGATGTCCAGCTTGAGGAGAGGGAACTCAACCCCGCCCCGCCGTACACGACCGACGCAATGCTCCGCGATGCCTCGACGTTCCTCAAGCTTTCGGCCCCGGAGACGATGCGCTTGGCCCAGGACCTCTTCGAAATGGGTCTCATCACCTACCACAGAACCGATTCAACCCACGTGAGCAACGCGGGAATAGAGGTTGCCAAAGAGTACATAACGAGCGAGCTCGGCGAGGAGTACTTCAAGCCGAGACCCTGGGGTGAAGAGGGCACGCACGAGGCCATAAGGCCGACGAGGCCCATCGACACGGGCAGGTTGATGCAACTCATTCGCGACGGCGTAATCCAGCTCCCGAGGAACCTCACGCGCAACCACTACAGGCTCTACGACATGATATTCAGGCGCTTCATGACGAGCCAGATGGTTCCTGCGGTCGTTCTCCACGAGAGGGCGGTGATAAACGCGGGCGTTGGAAAGGTCGAGCTCGAGGGTTACGTCGAAATCATCAAGGACGGCTGGACGAAACTCAGAAACCCGCCCATGAGGCAGTTGCCGAAGCTTGAGCAGGGCGCGAAGCTCAAAGTGGTTGAGTCCAAGAAGTGGAAGGCGCCGAAGGTTTCCCTCTACACGCAGGGCGACATAATAGCCCTGATGAAGGAGCGCGGTATTGGAAGGCCTTCAACGTACGCGAAAATCGTTGAGACCCTCATACGACGTGGCTACGTTGTCGAGACGAGGGGCAGGAAGAAGCTCGTTCCGACGGAGAAGGGCATAAAGGTCTACCACTACCTCGTCAGCAAGTACCGTGAGCTGGTGAGCGAGGAGCGCACGAGGGAGCTTGAGAAGCTCATGGACCTAATCGAGGAAGGAAAGGCGGATTACATGAAGGTGCTGAACGACCTTTACGTCGAGATTAGGCGATACGTTTACGGGGAGGGGTAA